A stretch of Dietzia lutea DNA encodes these proteins:
- a CDS encoding enoyl-CoA hydratase: MTASGRDALRLDRDDAGVVTITINRPERMNAVDYATLQALGEVIAEVGAEDDTRVIVLAGEGGAFTTGADLQAAGEAGSSGDAVAPGVTMDAANNLVHAVLKAPVPVIAAVNGPAAGVGVSLALAADMMFMSEDAYLLFAFTNIGLMPDGGASVLLPASVGRSVASRMLLRGDAVSAAEARDVGLVVDVLPAAELHEAAQKLARRLACGPRRALELTKRAVTLAALTELDEALRREHEGQCELLVSDDFAEGVKSVLEKRRPNFT; the protein is encoded by the coding sequence ATGACCGCCTCCGGACGCGACGCCCTCCGCCTCGACAGGGACGACGCGGGCGTCGTCACCATCACGATCAACCGCCCCGAGCGGATGAACGCCGTCGACTACGCGACCCTCCAGGCGCTGGGCGAGGTGATCGCCGAGGTGGGGGCGGAGGACGACACGCGTGTCATCGTCCTCGCTGGTGAGGGTGGCGCCTTCACCACCGGGGCCGACCTCCAGGCCGCCGGCGAGGCCGGCTCGTCCGGCGACGCGGTCGCCCCCGGCGTCACGATGGACGCCGCCAACAACCTCGTGCACGCCGTGCTCAAGGCGCCCGTCCCGGTGATCGCGGCGGTCAACGGGCCGGCCGCCGGCGTCGGGGTCTCCCTGGCGCTGGCCGCGGACATGATGTTCATGTCCGAGGACGCCTACCTGCTGTTCGCCTTCACCAACATCGGCCTCATGCCCGACGGCGGCGCCAGCGTGCTGCTGCCCGCGTCCGTGGGGCGCTCGGTGGCCTCCCGCATGCTGCTGCGCGGGGACGCGGTGTCGGCGGCCGAGGCGCGCGACGTGGGCCTGGTCGTGGACGTGCTGCCGGCCGCCGAGCTGCACGAGGCCGCGCAGAAACTGGCGCGGCGCCTGGCGTGCGGCCCCCGGCGGGCCCTCGAGCTGACCAAGCGGGCGGTCACCCTGGCCGCCCTCACAGAGCTCGACGAGGCCCTCCGACGTGAGCACGAGGGGCAGTGCGAACTGCTCGTCTCCGACGACTTCGCCGAGGGCGTCAAATCGGTTCTCGAGAAACGACGCCCGAACTTCACCTGA
- a CDS encoding NAD(P)H-dependent flavin oxidoreductase: MRTRFTEEFGVRHPIVQGGMMWVGRAELAAAVSEAGALGIITGLTQPTPEDLVSEIARCREMTDQPFGVNLTILPSINPPPYAEYRQAIVESGVKIVETAGSNPSEHLPVFHKAGIKVIHKCTSVRHALKAEQLGVDAVSIDGFECAGHPGEDDVPGLVLIPAAASRLTIPILASGGIADARGMVAALALGADGANMGTRFMCTAESPVAEQVKQQIVTNSELDTKLIFRTLRNTARVAANAISAEVVAKEAEGVEFSDIQHLVAGARGRKVFEDGDLDAGIWTAGQCQGLIDDVPTVAELVDRMMAEAEEIIASRLAGMVAAAEAVR; encoded by the coding sequence ATCCGCACCCGCTTTACCGAGGAGTTCGGTGTCCGCCACCCGATCGTGCAGGGCGGGATGATGTGGGTCGGCCGCGCCGAACTCGCCGCCGCCGTGTCCGAGGCCGGTGCCCTGGGCATCATCACCGGCCTCACCCAGCCGACGCCCGAGGACCTGGTCTCCGAGATCGCCCGCTGCCGGGAGATGACCGACCAGCCCTTCGGCGTCAACCTCACGATCCTGCCGTCGATCAACCCGCCGCCCTACGCCGAGTACCGGCAGGCGATCGTGGAGTCGGGCGTGAAGATCGTCGAGACCGCCGGGTCGAACCCTTCCGAGCACCTGCCGGTGTTCCACAAGGCCGGCATTAAGGTGATCCACAAGTGCACCTCCGTGCGCCACGCCCTCAAGGCCGAGCAACTCGGCGTGGACGCCGTGTCCATCGACGGCTTCGAGTGCGCCGGGCACCCCGGGGAGGACGACGTCCCCGGCCTGGTCCTCATCCCCGCGGCGGCGTCCAGGCTCACGATCCCGATCCTCGCCTCCGGTGGCATCGCCGATGCGCGCGGCATGGTCGCCGCTCTGGCCCTCGGCGCCGACGGCGCCAACATGGGCACCCGCTTCATGTGCACCGCCGAGTCGCCGGTCGCCGAGCAGGTCAAGCAGCAGATCGTGACCAACTCCGAGCTGGACACCAAGCTGATCTTCCGGACGTTGCGCAACACCGCCCGGGTCGCCGCCAACGCGATCTCGGCCGAGGTCGTGGCCAAGGAGGCCGAAGGCGTCGAGTTCTCCGACATCCAGCACCTCGTCGCCGGCGCCCGCGGGCGCAAGGTCTTCGAGGACGGCGACCTGGACGCCGGCATCTGGACCGCCGGCCAGTGCCAGGGCCTCATCGACGACGTGCCCACGGTGGCCGAGCTCGTCGACCGCATGATGGCGGAGGCGGAGGAGATCATCGCCTCCCGGCTGGCCGGGATGGTCGCGGCCGCGGAGGCCGTCCGATGA
- a CDS encoding 3-hydroxyacyl-CoA dehydrogenase NAD-binding domain-containing protein, with the protein MSSDYTNTITYERGADGVVVLTMDDPNQSANTMNADYLASMEAAVDRLESEIDDVTGIVLTSAKKTFFAGGDLGDILSIPADGSDLAIQTVERAKAPLRRLETLGKPVVAAIAGAALGGGLEIALAAHRRIVVDSPAVQLGLPEVGLGLLPGGGGIVRTVRMLGVATALMEVLLEGKRLRPGKAAEIGLVDELVAGPEDLLPAAKEWIKATPEAAQPWDRKGYRMPGGTPSNPALAANLPAFPAMLRKQLKGAPYPAPVAIMAAAVEGAGLDFAAAEKVEARYFAGLATGQTSKNMIRAFFFDMQKANGLAKKHGSAEREPVGKVVVLGAGMMGAAIAYVCAKAGMEVVLKDIDQAAAERGKGYSEKLVARSVARAAEGEARDKAQLKGDALLARITPTTDAAAADGAQAVIEAVFEDPKVKEQVFAEIAPHLAPDALLCSNTSTLPITMLSEGVDRPADFIGLHFFSPVDKMPLVEIIKGAKTSEDTLGRALALVAQIGKTPIVVNDSRGFFTSRVIGTFTNEGMALLAEGVPAPTIEQASSQAGYPAPVLALMDELTLTLPRKIREETREAAEAEGRELPDHPGNAVLDRMIDEFDRKGRSSGAGFYEYVDGKRAGLWSGLADAFGGTTEIPLQDAIDRMLFAEAIETVKCLDEGVLETTTDANVGSILGIGFPGWTGGVARYMDQYPGGLPGFVARAEELAQRYGERFTPPESLRSKATSGGTYEEVQP; encoded by the coding sequence ATGAGCAGCGATTACACCAACACCATCACCTACGAGCGCGGTGCCGACGGCGTCGTCGTCCTCACCATGGACGACCCCAACCAGAGCGCCAACACCATGAACGCCGACTACCTCGCCTCCATGGAGGCGGCCGTCGACCGCCTGGAGTCCGAGATCGACGACGTCACCGGCATCGTACTCACCTCCGCCAAGAAGACGTTCTTCGCCGGCGGCGACCTCGGCGACATCCTGTCCATCCCCGCCGACGGCTCCGACCTGGCGATCCAGACCGTCGAGCGGGCCAAGGCCCCGCTGCGGCGCCTCGAGACCCTGGGCAAGCCGGTCGTGGCCGCGATCGCCGGTGCCGCGCTCGGCGGCGGACTCGAGATCGCTCTGGCCGCCCACCGCCGCATCGTGGTGGACTCCCCGGCCGTCCAGCTGGGCCTGCCCGAGGTCGGCCTGGGCCTGCTGCCCGGCGGTGGCGGCATCGTCCGCACCGTGCGCATGCTCGGCGTGGCCACCGCGCTCATGGAGGTCCTGCTCGAGGGCAAGCGCCTGCGCCCCGGCAAGGCCGCGGAGATCGGCCTGGTGGACGAGCTCGTCGCCGGGCCCGAGGACCTGCTGCCCGCCGCCAAGGAGTGGATCAAGGCCACCCCCGAGGCCGCGCAGCCGTGGGACCGCAAGGGCTACCGCATGCCCGGCGGCACGCCGTCCAACCCCGCGCTCGCCGCCAACCTGCCCGCCTTCCCGGCCATGCTGCGCAAGCAGCTCAAGGGCGCGCCGTACCCGGCCCCCGTCGCCATCATGGCCGCTGCCGTGGAGGGCGCGGGACTCGACTTCGCCGCCGCGGAGAAGGTCGAGGCCCGCTACTTCGCCGGCCTCGCCACCGGGCAGACGTCCAAGAACATGATCCGCGCCTTCTTCTTCGACATGCAGAAGGCCAACGGCCTCGCCAAGAAGCACGGCTCGGCCGAGCGCGAGCCGGTCGGCAAGGTCGTCGTCCTCGGTGCCGGCATGATGGGCGCCGCGATCGCCTACGTGTGCGCCAAGGCCGGCATGGAGGTCGTCCTCAAGGACATCGACCAGGCCGCCGCCGAGCGCGGTAAGGGCTACTCCGAGAAGCTCGTCGCCAGGTCCGTCGCCCGCGCCGCCGAGGGCGAGGCACGCGACAAGGCCCAGCTCAAGGGTGACGCCCTGCTGGCGCGCATCACCCCGACCACCGACGCCGCCGCCGCCGACGGCGCGCAGGCCGTCATCGAGGCCGTCTTCGAGGACCCCAAGGTCAAGGAGCAGGTGTTCGCGGAGATCGCCCCGCACCTCGCGCCCGACGCGCTCCTGTGCTCGAACACCTCGACCCTGCCCATCACCATGCTGTCCGAGGGCGTGGACCGGCCCGCGGACTTCATCGGTCTGCACTTCTTCTCCCCGGTCGACAAAATGCCGCTGGTCGAGATCATCAAGGGTGCCAAGACCTCCGAGGACACCCTGGGACGGGCCCTCGCGCTGGTCGCCCAGATCGGCAAGACCCCGATCGTCGTCAACGACTCCCGCGGGTTCTTCACCTCCCGCGTCATCGGCACCTTCACCAACGAGGGCATGGCCCTGCTCGCCGAGGGCGTGCCCGCGCCGACCATCGAGCAGGCCTCCTCGCAGGCCGGTTACCCGGCGCCCGTGCTCGCCCTCATGGACGAGCTCACCCTGACCCTGCCCCGCAAGATCCGGGAGGAGACCCGCGAGGCCGCCGAGGCCGAGGGGCGCGAGCTGCCCGACCACCCGGGCAACGCGGTGCTCGACCGCATGATCGACGAGTTCGACCGCAAGGGCCGCTCGAGCGGAGCCGGGTTCTACGAGTATGTCGACGGCAAGCGCGCCGGCCTGTGGTCCGGCCTGGCCGACGCCTTCGGCGGCACCACCGAGATCCCGCTGCAGGACGCGATCGACCGCATGCTCTTCGCCGAGGCGATCGAGACCGTCAAGTGCCTCGACGAGGGCGTGCTCGAGACCACCACCGACGCCAACGTCGGCTCGATCCTGGGGATCGGCTTCCCCGGCTGGACCGGCGGCGTCGCCCGCTACATGGACCAGTACCCCGGCGGCCTCCCCGGTTTCGTCGCCCGCGCCGAGGAGCTCGCACAGCGCTACGGCGAGCGGTTCACGCCGCCCGAGTCCCTGCGCTCCAAGGCCACCTCGGGCGGCACCTACGAGGAGGTCCAGCCGTGA
- a CDS encoding acetyl-CoA C-acetyltransferase, protein MSVPEAFIYDAVRTPRGRGKSSGSLYSVAPIDLAVGVLRSIVERNGGLDPAQIEDVVMGIVGPVGEQGAVLPRVAAIAAGLPETVAGVQENRFCASGLEAVNLAAQKVRAGWEDLVIAGGVESMSRVPMGSDGGAWAQNPRVNYETSFVPQGIGADLIATLEGFSRRDVDEFAARSQELACAAWDSGRFADSVVPVVDLAGQVVLDHDEHIRRGTTADDLANLKPSFAALGEQAGFDAVALQKYHSVEKLDHVHHAGNSSGIVDGATAMLIGGAEAGERNGLKPRARIVSAAVVGSEPTIMLTGPTPAARKALAKADLAIDDIDLFEVNEAFAAVPMKFAKDLDVPMEKINVNGGAIAMGHPLGATGAMILGTALDELERRDARYALATLCVGAGMGIATIIERL, encoded by the coding sequence ATGTCAGTGCCCGAGGCCTTCATCTACGACGCGGTGCGCACGCCCCGCGGACGAGGCAAGTCCAGCGGCTCGCTCTACAGCGTCGCCCCGATCGACCTCGCGGTCGGCGTCCTGCGGTCCATCGTCGAGCGCAACGGTGGACTCGACCCCGCGCAGATCGAGGACGTGGTCATGGGCATCGTCGGCCCGGTCGGCGAGCAGGGTGCGGTGCTGCCTCGCGTCGCCGCGATCGCCGCGGGTCTGCCGGAGACCGTGGCGGGCGTCCAGGAGAACCGCTTCTGTGCCTCAGGCCTGGAGGCGGTGAACCTCGCGGCGCAGAAGGTCCGCGCCGGATGGGAGGACCTCGTCATCGCCGGCGGCGTCGAGTCGATGTCGCGCGTGCCCATGGGCTCCGACGGTGGCGCCTGGGCGCAGAACCCGCGCGTCAACTACGAGACCTCGTTCGTGCCCCAGGGCATCGGCGCCGACCTCATCGCCACGCTGGAGGGCTTCTCCCGCCGCGATGTCGACGAGTTTGCCGCCCGCTCGCAGGAGCTGGCGTGCGCCGCGTGGGACTCCGGCCGGTTCGCCGATTCGGTCGTCCCCGTCGTCGACCTCGCCGGCCAGGTCGTGCTCGACCACGACGAGCACATCCGTCGAGGCACCACCGCCGACGACCTCGCGAACCTCAAGCCGTCCTTCGCCGCGCTCGGCGAGCAAGCCGGATTCGACGCCGTGGCGCTGCAGAAGTACCACTCGGTCGAGAAGCTCGACCACGTCCATCACGCCGGCAACTCCTCCGGCATCGTCGACGGCGCCACCGCGATGCTCATCGGCGGCGCCGAGGCCGGCGAGCGCAACGGCCTGAAGCCCCGTGCGCGGATCGTCTCCGCCGCGGTCGTCGGATCCGAGCCCACGATCATGCTCACCGGACCGACCCCCGCCGCCCGCAAGGCCCTCGCCAAGGCCGACCTGGCGATCGACGACATCGACCTGTTCGAGGTCAACGAGGCGTTCGCCGCCGTGCCCATGAAGTTCGCCAAGGACCTCGACGTACCGATGGAGAAGATCAACGTCAACGGCGGCGCGATCGCCATGGGGCACCCGCTCGGCGCCACCGGCGCGATGATCCTCGGCACCGCCCTGGACGAGTTGGAACGCCGCGACGCCCGCTACGCCCTCGCCACCCTCTGCGTGGGTGCCGGGATGGGCATCGCCACCATCATCGAACGCCTCTGA